One Diabrotica virgifera virgifera chromosome 3, PGI_DIABVI_V3a genomic window carries:
- the LOC126882482 gene encoding uncharacterized protein LOC126882482, with translation MAENQAGSHVLAKMATVSAPSEFNFSLPGSWNQWKKRLQRYMSVSGFINKPEAEKIDMLVYLMGAEAEEIITQFNLTPAQQVYSIIIEKFDAHFIPQKNVIFERFKFNTRSQQPGESVDAYITALHSLAEHCSYGALKEELIRDRIVVGVLDVKVSERLQLQKNLTLGEAVLTVRQAELQNSQNRILRQERVQEVATVNAHRGNYWSQSQAEPNKYGQQNTWEKSNKNYKCTYCSVPSCNSRERCPAKDSRCRLCGKKGHWQARCRSGRNVRVVEGQNCAESEVGIENEMENLQVLM, from the exons ATGGCAGAGAATCAAGCAGGAAGCCATGTGCTTGCCAAAATGGCAACAGTATCAGCTCCTTCTGAGTTTAATTTCTCCCTTCCAGGATCATGGAATCAGTGGAAAAAGAGGTTACAAAGATATATGTCGGTTAgtggttttataaacaaaccagaaGCTGAAAAAATTGATATGCTAGTGTATCTAATGGGGGCAGAAGCAGAGGAAATTATAACTCAATTTAATCTAACGCCCGCACAGCAAGTATATAGTATTATAATCGAGAAGTTTGACGCTCATTTTATACCCCAAAAGAACGTAATATTTGAACGATTCAAGTTCAATACACGTAGTCAACAGCCAGGGGAGTCGGTGGATGCATATATCACTGCACTTCATAGCCTGGCAGAGCATTGTAGTTATGGGGCTCTAAAAGAAGAGTTAATAAGAGATCGCATAGTAGTAGGagttttagatgtaaaagtaagtGAGAGGTTACAACTCCAAAAGAACCTAACATTAGGGGAAGCTGTATTAACAGTACGTCAAGCCGAGCTGCAGAATTCTCAAAACAGGATTCTTAGGCAAGAACGAGTACAAGAAGTAGCTACGGTCAATGCACACAGAGGTAACTACTGGTCACAATCACAAGCAGAACCAAATAAATATGGACAACAGAACACATGGGAGAAATCcaacaaaaactacaaatgtACATACTGTAGTGTACCAAGCTGCAACAGCCGAGAAAGATGTCCAGCAAAAGATAGTCGTTGTCGATTATGTGGAAAGAAAGGACATTGGCAAGCTAGATGTAGATCCGGCAGGAATGTAAGAGTAGTTGAAGGTCAAAACTGTGCTGAAAGTGAGGTAGGAATAGAAAATGAAATGGAAAACTTACAG GTGCTGATGTAA